Proteins found in one Hevea brasiliensis isolate MT/VB/25A 57/8 chromosome 18, ASM3005281v1, whole genome shotgun sequence genomic segment:
- the LOC131176014 gene encoding vacuolar iron transporter 1-like → MAENGYSDLEKQKLLLQQHEEKHFTSSEIIRDIIIGFSDGLTVPFALAAGLSGANVTSSIILIAGIAEVAAGAISMGLGGYLAAKSEADHYMRELKREEEEIISVPDEEAAECGEILAEYGVEPHEYEAVVNALRRNPQHWLKFMMKFELGLEKPDPMRALQSALTIAISYIMGGLIPLSPYMILPVAKDAVIASILITILALLIFGFIKGHFTGEQPFKSAIQTAFIGAIASAAAYSIAKVFRV, encoded by the exons ATGGCAGAAAATGGGTATAGTGATCTAGAGAAGCAGAAATTGCTTCTACAACAACATGAAGAGAAACACTTCACGTCTAGTGAGATTATCCGTGACATCATTATTGGATTCTCTGATGGTCTCACCGTCCCTTTTGCCCTCGCCGCTGGCTTGTCCGGAGCCAATGTCACATCAAGCATCATTCTCATCGCCGGCATTGCTGAAGTTGCTGCCGGTGCCATTTCCATGGGGCTTGGAGG GTACCTTGCAGCCAAAAGTGAAGCTGACCACTACATGAGGGAACTAAAACGAGAAGAAGAAGAGATCATCAGTGTCCCGGATGAAG AGGCTGCTGAATGTGGAGAAATATTAGCTGAGTATGGAGTTGAGCCACATGAATATGAGGCTGTGGTCAATGCTCTGAGGAGGAACCCTCAACATTGGCTTAAGTTCATGATGAA GTTTGAACTAGGACTGGAGAAACCAGACCCAATGAGAGCATTACAGAGTGCATTAACAATTGCCATATCTTACATAATGGGTGGACTGATACCTCTTTCACCATACATGATCCTTCCAGTTGCTAAAGATGCAGTGATTGCATCAATTCTAATAACGATTCTGGCATTACTAATATTTGGGTTCATTAAGGGTCACTTTACTGGTGAGCAACCCTTCAAGAGTGCTATCCAAACTGCCTTCATAGGAGCCATAGCTTCTGCTGCTGCTTATTCCATAGCTAAGGTTTTCCGAGTTTGA